The proteins below are encoded in one region of Brassica napus cultivar Da-Ae chromosome A6, Da-Ae, whole genome shotgun sequence:
- the LOC106348505 gene encoding uncharacterized protein slr1919 isoform X1 — translation MRNVFVALRRHRRVSPFQRVVASHNDKPTCSKPVGYISRGKDGELGRRISPFYLQHRTYSTEFTSVHGGRPTAEYAKLRRESLETEFGQALGAYSSKSFSAVYRFGPFLALYRAAIISFYVVKLTFWQLFVQDMRKRAVKFRETLISLGPFYIKLGQALSTRADILPSIYCQELSKLQDQIPPFPNSVAMRCIEEQLGAPVSKLFADISPKPVAAASLGQVYKAHLHSGQLVAVKVQRPGMSLSLTRDALLFHMIGGQLKRFAKARKDLLVAVNEMVRHMFDEIDYVREAKNAERFASLYSFDSANDQVNDNAAPRNMSKNHRAENIKVPKIYWNFTRTAVLTMEWVDGIKLTDEIKLKRASLDRRDLIDQGLSCSLKQLLEVGFFHADPHPGNLVATKEGSLVYFDFGMMGNIPRHYRVGLIQILVHFVNRDSLSLANDFLSLGFLPEGVDIQAVSNALRSSFGSSTRISQDFQGVMEQLYDVMYDFNFSLPPDYALVIRSLGSLEGTAKILDPEFKVIESAYPFVIGRLLADPSPDMRKILRELVICNDGSIRWNRLERLVAAISEQASVTSGDSPEDKTMKKSSELKSFDMHSVVSATEDLLLFILSEKGQRVRVFLLQDIIRVVDIFLEEEVLDLNMKKKQTINLREEGTMKRVSNGFKCLNEAVKLAPGMWTAMLLRMSRKPEVHSYALDIVSALCTHLGQKMPNNCWILFSKLLHHNKKSQ, via the exons ATGAGGAATGTTTTCGTTGCTCTCCGCCGTCACCGCCGTGTCTCGCCGTTCCAGAGAG TTGTAGCTTCACATAATGACAAACCTACTTGCTCCAAGCCTGTGGGATACATATCGAGAGGAAAGGATGGTGAACTTGGAAGACGGATTTCACCATTTTACTTGCAACACAGAAC GTATTCGACGGAATTCACCAGCGTTCATGGTGGAAGACCTACGGCAGAGTATGCAAAGTTGCGGAGAGAATCCCTTGAAACCGAATTTGGACAAGCTCTTGGAGCGTATAGCTCGAAAAGTTTCTCTGCAGTGTATCGCTTTGGCCCCTTTTTGGCGCTATATAGAGCTGCTATCATTTCGTTCTATGTGGTGAAGCTTACCTTTTGGCAGCTGTTTGTTCAGGATATGAGGAAACGGGCTGTCAAG TTCCGTGAGACTCTTATCAGCTTGGGGCCTTTCTACATTAAG CTCGGACAGGCGCTGAGCACAAGAGCAGACATATTACCCTCTATTTATTGTCAGGAGCTTTCAAAACTGCAG GATCAAATTCCTCCATTTCCAAATAGTGTTGCTATGAGATGTATTGAAGAGCAATTGGGTGCTCCAGTGTCAAAACTTTTTGCCGATATCAGTCCTAAGCCTGTTGCTGCTGCATCTCTTGGCCAGGTATACAAAG CTCATCTGCATTCTGGACAGTTGGTAGCTGTTAAAGTTCAGAGACCTGGAATGTCACTCTCGCTAACACGTGACGCACTCTTATTCCATATGATCGGGGGACAACTCAAACGATTTGCGAAAGCCCGTAAGGATCTTTTGGTAGCAGTGAACGAAATG GTCAGGCATATGTTTGATGAAATAGATTACGTTCGAGAGGCAAAAAATGCAGAACGATTTGCGTCTCTATACTCTTTCGATTCAG CGAATGATCAGGTTAATGATAACGCTGCACCTAGGAATATGTCCAAGAATCATAGAGCAGAGAACATTAAAGTCCCTAAAATATACTGGAATTTTACACGCACCGCGGTTCTCACAATGGAATGGGTCGATGGCATAAAACTAACAGATGAAATTAAGCTGAAAAGGGCTTCTCTTGATAGAAGGGACTTGATCGATCAG GGCCTATCATGCTCATTAAAGCAGCTGCTTGAGGTTGGATTCTTTCATGCTGATCCGCACCCAGGAAATCTTGTGGCTACAAAAGAAGGGTCTCTTGTTTATTTCGACTTCGGGATGATGGGGAATATCCCACGTCACTATCGTGTTGGACTTATTCAAATT CTGGTGCATTTTGTCAACCGTGACTCTCTAAGTTTGGCAAATGATTTCCTTTCATTGGGATTTTTACCTGAAGGAGTCGATATACAAGCAGTTTCAAATGCTTTACGTTCTTCGTTTGGTTCTAGTACACGAATTTCACAAGATTTCCAG GGCGTGATGGAACAATTGTATGATGTTATGTACGACTTCAATTTCTCACTACCTCCAGATTATGCTCTTGTGATAAGATCCCTTGGTTCACTAGAAGGCACTGCGAAGATTCTTGATCCAGAGTTCAAAGTCATCGAAAGTGCTTATCCATTTGTGATCGGGAGGCTATTAGCAGATCCAAGCCCAGATATGAGGAAGATTCTAAGGGAACTTGTCATTTGTAACGATGGATCAATAAGGTGGAATCGACTTGAACGCCTG GTAGCAGCGATATCCGAACAGGCTTCTGTGACATCTGGAGATTCTCCAGAAGACAAAACGATGAAGAAATCATCAGAACTGAAATCATTCGACATGCATTCAGTAGTTTCGGCGACAGAAGATCTGCTGTTGTTCATCTTATCAGAGAAAGGGCAGAGAGTTCGGGTCTTCCTTCTTCAAGACATAATCAGAGTGGTTGATATATTCCTGGAAGAAGAGGTTCTTGATCTgaacatgaagaagaagcaaaccATCAATCTTAGG GAAGAAGGGACGATGAAAAGAGTGAGCAATGGATTCAAATGTCTGAATGAGGCCGTGAAGCTTGCACCAGGAATGTGGACAGCAATGCTTCTTCGGATGTCAAGGAAGCCTGAGGTTCACAGTTATGCTTTAGATATAGTTTCTGCACTGTGTACACATTTAGGCCAGAAAATGCCTAACAATTGTTGGATCCTTTTCTCCAAACTGCTCCATCACAACAAGAAGAgccaataa
- the LOC106348507 gene encoding zinc finger protein CONSTANS-LIKE 4 isoform X2, which yields MASKLCDSCKSATAALYCRPDAAFLCLSCDSKVHAANKLASRHARVWMCEVCEQAPAHVTCKADAAALCVTCDRDIHSANPLARRHERVPVTPFYDSVSDSDGSAKHAAVNFLDDCYFSDLDGNASREEEDEAASWLLPNPKTTTAVATAAEAVPGDSPEMNTGQQYLFPDLDLDYGTVDPKVETQEQNSSGTDGVVPVENRTVKVATVNENCYELDFTGGSKGFTYGYNSISHSVSSSSLEVGVVPDGGSVADVSYPYGGAATSVTDPGTQRAVPLTAAEREARVMRYREKRKNRKFEKTIRYASRKAYAEMRPRIKGRFAKRTDTNDSNDVVVGHGGIFSGFGLVPTF from the exons atggcGTCTAAGCTCTGCGACTCATGCAAATCGGCAACGGCGGCGTTGTACTGCCGTCCAGACGCGGCGTTTCTATGCCTCAGCTGCGACTCGAAGGTCCACGCGGCGAACAAGCTCGCGTCGAGACACGCGCGCGTGTGGATGTGCGAAGTGTGCGAGCAGGCGCCAGCTCACGTCACGTGCAAGGCCGACGCGGCTGCTCTCTGCGTCACGTGCGACCGAGACATCCACTCCGCCAACCCCCTGGCTCGCCGCCACGAGCGCGTCCCCGTCACGCCTTTCTACGACTCCGTCTCCGACTCCGACGGCTCCGCCAAGCACGCCGCCGTGAATTTTCTCGACGACTGCTACTTCTCCGATCTAGACGGGAACGCCAGCCGCGAGGAGGAGGACGAGGCCGCCTCGTGGCTGCTTCCGAATCCGAAGACGACGACGGCGGTGGCTACGGCGGCTGAGGCGGTGCCGGGAGATAGCCCGGAGATGAACACGGGTCAGCAGTACCTGTTCCCGGATCTGGATCTAGATTACGGGACGGTTGATCCGAAGGTGGAGACGCAGGAGCAGAACAGCTCCGGCACCGACGGCGTGGTTCCGGTGGAGAATCGAACGGTTAAGGTCGCGACGGTGAACGAGAACTGCTACGAGCTTGACTTCACCGGAGGATCCAAAGGCTTCACTTACGGTTACAACTCAATCAGCCACAGC GTGTCGTCATCCTCATTGGAAGTGGGAGTGGTGCCAGATGGTGGCTCAGTAGCTGACGTTTCATACCCTTACGGTGGTGCTGCAACCAGTGTAACCGATCCGGGAACTCAGAGGGCAGTGCCGCTAACGGCAGCGGAGAGAGAGGCGAGAGTAATGAGGTAcagagagaagaggaagaacaggAAGTTCGAGAAGACAATAAGGTATGCTTCGAGGAAAGCGTACGCGGAGATGAGACCGAGGATCAAGGGAAGGTTTGCGAAGCGGACGGATACGAATGATAGCAACGACGTGGTTGTTGGTCATGGCGGTATCTTTAGCGGGTTTGGTCTTGTGCCTACATTTTAG
- the LOC106348507 gene encoding zinc finger protein CONSTANS-LIKE 4 isoform X1: MASKLCDSCKSATAALYCRPDAAFLCLSCDSKVHAANKLASRHARVWMCEVCEQAPAHVTCKADAAALCVTCDRDIHSANPLARRHERVPVTPFYDSVSDSDGSAKHAAVNFLDDCYFSDLDGNASREEEDEAASWLLPNPKTTTAVATAAEAVPGDSPEMNTGQQYLFPDLDLDYGTVDPKVETQEQNSSGTDGVVPVENRTVKVATVNENCYELDFTGGSKGFTYGYNSISHSQVSSSSLEVGVVPDGGSVADVSYPYGGAATSVTDPGTQRAVPLTAAEREARVMRYREKRKNRKFEKTIRYASRKAYAEMRPRIKGRFAKRTDTNDSNDVVVGHGGIFSGFGLVPTF; this comes from the exons atggcGTCTAAGCTCTGCGACTCATGCAAATCGGCAACGGCGGCGTTGTACTGCCGTCCAGACGCGGCGTTTCTATGCCTCAGCTGCGACTCGAAGGTCCACGCGGCGAACAAGCTCGCGTCGAGACACGCGCGCGTGTGGATGTGCGAAGTGTGCGAGCAGGCGCCAGCTCACGTCACGTGCAAGGCCGACGCGGCTGCTCTCTGCGTCACGTGCGACCGAGACATCCACTCCGCCAACCCCCTGGCTCGCCGCCACGAGCGCGTCCCCGTCACGCCTTTCTACGACTCCGTCTCCGACTCCGACGGCTCCGCCAAGCACGCCGCCGTGAATTTTCTCGACGACTGCTACTTCTCCGATCTAGACGGGAACGCCAGCCGCGAGGAGGAGGACGAGGCCGCCTCGTGGCTGCTTCCGAATCCGAAGACGACGACGGCGGTGGCTACGGCGGCTGAGGCGGTGCCGGGAGATAGCCCGGAGATGAACACGGGTCAGCAGTACCTGTTCCCGGATCTGGATCTAGATTACGGGACGGTTGATCCGAAGGTGGAGACGCAGGAGCAGAACAGCTCCGGCACCGACGGCGTGGTTCCGGTGGAGAATCGAACGGTTAAGGTCGCGACGGTGAACGAGAACTGCTACGAGCTTGACTTCACCGGAGGATCCAAAGGCTTCACTTACGGTTACAACTCAATCAGCCACAGC CAGGTGTCGTCATCCTCATTGGAAGTGGGAGTGGTGCCAGATGGTGGCTCAGTAGCTGACGTTTCATACCCTTACGGTGGTGCTGCAACCAGTGTAACCGATCCGGGAACTCAGAGGGCAGTGCCGCTAACGGCAGCGGAGAGAGAGGCGAGAGTAATGAGGTAcagagagaagaggaagaacaggAAGTTCGAGAAGACAATAAGGTATGCTTCGAGGAAAGCGTACGCGGAGATGAGACCGAGGATCAAGGGAAGGTTTGCGAAGCGGACGGATACGAATGATAGCAACGACGTGGTTGTTGGTCATGGCGGTATCTTTAGCGGGTTTGGTCTTGTGCCTACATTTTAG
- the LOC106348508 gene encoding uncharacterized protein LOC106348508 — MEKSVDLVPALVTFLAAAHVIALVYWIYRLASDRQPPKQKPQ, encoded by the exons ATGGAGAAGTCTGTGGATCTAGTACCGGCTTTGGTTACTTTCCTAGCCGCAGCTCACGTCATTGCCTTG GTTTACTGGATTTACAGATTGGCCTCTGATCGTCAGCCTCCCAAACAAAAACCTCAGTGA
- the LOC106348506 gene encoding probable protein phosphatase 2C 71, producing MGYKDLVLSYSNKMRVVEAPASGGGISQNEKFSYGYASSAGKRSSMEDFFETRIDGIDGEIVGLFGVFDGHGGAAAAEYLKRHLFSNLITHPNFISDTKSAIADAYNHTDSELLKSENNHTIDAGSTASTAILVRDRLLVANVGDSRAVICRAGTAFAVSRDHKPDQSDERERIENAGGFVMWAGTWRVGGVLAVSRSFGDRLLKEYVIADPEIQEEKIDDSLEFLILASDGLWDVFSNEEAVEVVKEVEDPEESTKKLVGEAIKRGSADNITCVVVRFLESKNANSNADASSSQEIATNGQTVVTSDAEHNVSANETNQDHTAVLSDLDQKPIAVSAAGRSVPSEQNGLAGETNQVPSEIHRGSELKSSSKQPSQGHITVHNYMDESVANQKAVIAEKKAIAATNTTSSEQSGSIGENNQKPTAVHSDSATSKSSNVNSNH from the exons atgggaTATAAGGACTTGGTACTGTCGTATTCGAATAAGATGCGGGTTGTTGAAGCCCCAGCAAGTGGAGGCGGTATCAG CCAGAACGAAAAGTTTAGCTATGGCTATGCGAGCTCAGCTGGAAAGAGATCATCAATGGAAGACTTTTTCGAAACAAGAATCGATGGTATCGATGGAGAAATCGTTGGTCTATTTGGAGTCTTTGATG GACATGGAGGAGCCGCAGCAGCTGAGTATTTGAAGCGTCATCTTTTCAGCAATCTTATCACTCATCCTAACTTCATTTCCGACACCAAATCTGCCATTG CTGATGCCTACAATCATACAGACTCTGAACTTCTCAAGTCAGAAAATAATCACACTATAGACGCTGGTTCCACTGCCTCTACTGCTATTCTCGTTCGTGATCGCTTACTTGTTGCAAACGTTGGTGATTCCAGAGCTGTTATCTGTAGAGCCGGAACTG CCTTTGCTGTGTCAAGAGACCATAAACCTGATCAAAGCGATGAGCGTGAACGCATTGAGAATGCTGGTGGTTTTGTCATGTGGGCTG GGACTTGGAGAGTTGGAGGAGTTCTTGCAGTTTCTCGCTCCTTTGGTGATCGACTTCTTAAAGAGTATGTTATTGCTGACCCTGAGATCCAG GAAGAGAAGATTGATGATTCTCTTGAGTTTCTGATCCTTGCCAGCGATGGACTTTGGGATGTTTTCTCTAATGAG GAAGCTGTTGAAGTGGTGAAAGAGGTTGAAGATCCAGAGGAGTCAACCAAGAAACTTGTGGGAgaagcaataaagagaggaAGTGCAGACAATATTACATGTGTAGTCGTACGTTTCCTGGAGAGCAAGAATGCTAATTCCAACGCAGATGCCAGCTCATCTCAGGAGATAGCAACCAACGGTCAAACCGTAGTTACAAGTGATGCAGAACACAATGTCTCAGCCAATGAAACCAATCAAGACCATACCGCAGTACTCAGCGACTTGGACCAAAAGCCAATTGCGGTTTCAGCAGCAGGACGCAGCGTTCCTTCTGAACAGAATGGTTTAGCCGGGGAAACTAATCAAGTTCCAAGCGAAATTCACCGCGGCTCAGAGCTTAAGAGCTCCTCCAAACAACCTTCTCAAGGGCACATCACAGTGCACAACTATATGGACGAGAGCGTTGCTAATCAGAAGGCTGTCATAGCTGAGAAAAAGGCGATTGCAGCAACCAACACCACTTCCTCAGAACAGAGCGGATCAATAGGTGAAAATAATCAAAAGCCAACCGCAGTTCACAGCGACTCCGCCACAAGCAAGTCAAGTAACGTCAACTCTAATCActaa
- the LOC106352092 gene encoding protein GLUTAMINE DUMPER 5-like has translation MRNFPNITDHKMSTIVESQTRHPWRTPVPYLFGGLAAMLGLIAFALLLLACSYWSLSRRTDSEKQTETDEKVTAKVFEEKILVIMAGHNKPTFLATPVAAKTCVSSLECVITEDKEGQNGESTGIKASLFSSDEGNQ, from the coding sequence atgagGAATTTTCCAAACATAACAGATCACAAGATGTCAACAATAGTGGAGTCTCAGACAAGGCATCCATGGCGTACACCAGTCCCTTACCTATTCGGTGGTTTAGCCGCGATGCTTGGACTCATAGCCTTTGCTCTCTTGTTACTCGCCTGCTCCTACTGGTCACTCTCACGGCGGACAGACAGCGAGAAACAGACGGAGACTGATGAAAAGGTAACTGCAAAGGTTTTCGAGGAGAAGATACTTGTGATCATGGCTGGACATAACAAACCAACCTTCTTGGCCACACCTGTCGCGGCCAAGACTTGCGTGTCAAGCCTAGAATGCGTAATTACGGAGGATAAAGAAGGGCAAAATGGAGAATCCACAGGAATAAAAGCGTCATTGTTTTCTTCTGACGAAGGAAACCAGTGA
- the LOC106348505 gene encoding uncharacterized protein slr1919 isoform X2, translated as MRNVFVALRRHRRVSPFQRASHNDKPTCSKPVGYISRGKDGELGRRISPFYLQHRTYSTEFTSVHGGRPTAEYAKLRRESLETEFGQALGAYSSKSFSAVYRFGPFLALYRAAIISFYVVKLTFWQLFVQDMRKRAVKFRETLISLGPFYIKLGQALSTRADILPSIYCQELSKLQDQIPPFPNSVAMRCIEEQLGAPVSKLFADISPKPVAAASLGQVYKAHLHSGQLVAVKVQRPGMSLSLTRDALLFHMIGGQLKRFAKARKDLLVAVNEMVRHMFDEIDYVREAKNAERFASLYSFDSANDQVNDNAAPRNMSKNHRAENIKVPKIYWNFTRTAVLTMEWVDGIKLTDEIKLKRASLDRRDLIDQGLSCSLKQLLEVGFFHADPHPGNLVATKEGSLVYFDFGMMGNIPRHYRVGLIQILVHFVNRDSLSLANDFLSLGFLPEGVDIQAVSNALRSSFGSSTRISQDFQGVMEQLYDVMYDFNFSLPPDYALVIRSLGSLEGTAKILDPEFKVIESAYPFVIGRLLADPSPDMRKILRELVICNDGSIRWNRLERLVAAISEQASVTSGDSPEDKTMKKSSELKSFDMHSVVSATEDLLLFILSEKGQRVRVFLLQDIIRVVDIFLEEEVLDLNMKKKQTINLREEGTMKRVSNGFKCLNEAVKLAPGMWTAMLLRMSRKPEVHSYALDIVSALCTHLGQKMPNNCWILFSKLLHHNKKSQ; from the exons ATGAGGAATGTTTTCGTTGCTCTCCGCCGTCACCGCCGTGTCTCGCCGTTCCAGAGAG CTTCACATAATGACAAACCTACTTGCTCCAAGCCTGTGGGATACATATCGAGAGGAAAGGATGGTGAACTTGGAAGACGGATTTCACCATTTTACTTGCAACACAGAAC GTATTCGACGGAATTCACCAGCGTTCATGGTGGAAGACCTACGGCAGAGTATGCAAAGTTGCGGAGAGAATCCCTTGAAACCGAATTTGGACAAGCTCTTGGAGCGTATAGCTCGAAAAGTTTCTCTGCAGTGTATCGCTTTGGCCCCTTTTTGGCGCTATATAGAGCTGCTATCATTTCGTTCTATGTGGTGAAGCTTACCTTTTGGCAGCTGTTTGTTCAGGATATGAGGAAACGGGCTGTCAAG TTCCGTGAGACTCTTATCAGCTTGGGGCCTTTCTACATTAAG CTCGGACAGGCGCTGAGCACAAGAGCAGACATATTACCCTCTATTTATTGTCAGGAGCTTTCAAAACTGCAG GATCAAATTCCTCCATTTCCAAATAGTGTTGCTATGAGATGTATTGAAGAGCAATTGGGTGCTCCAGTGTCAAAACTTTTTGCCGATATCAGTCCTAAGCCTGTTGCTGCTGCATCTCTTGGCCAGGTATACAAAG CTCATCTGCATTCTGGACAGTTGGTAGCTGTTAAAGTTCAGAGACCTGGAATGTCACTCTCGCTAACACGTGACGCACTCTTATTCCATATGATCGGGGGACAACTCAAACGATTTGCGAAAGCCCGTAAGGATCTTTTGGTAGCAGTGAACGAAATG GTCAGGCATATGTTTGATGAAATAGATTACGTTCGAGAGGCAAAAAATGCAGAACGATTTGCGTCTCTATACTCTTTCGATTCAG CGAATGATCAGGTTAATGATAACGCTGCACCTAGGAATATGTCCAAGAATCATAGAGCAGAGAACATTAAAGTCCCTAAAATATACTGGAATTTTACACGCACCGCGGTTCTCACAATGGAATGGGTCGATGGCATAAAACTAACAGATGAAATTAAGCTGAAAAGGGCTTCTCTTGATAGAAGGGACTTGATCGATCAG GGCCTATCATGCTCATTAAAGCAGCTGCTTGAGGTTGGATTCTTTCATGCTGATCCGCACCCAGGAAATCTTGTGGCTACAAAAGAAGGGTCTCTTGTTTATTTCGACTTCGGGATGATGGGGAATATCCCACGTCACTATCGTGTTGGACTTATTCAAATT CTGGTGCATTTTGTCAACCGTGACTCTCTAAGTTTGGCAAATGATTTCCTTTCATTGGGATTTTTACCTGAAGGAGTCGATATACAAGCAGTTTCAAATGCTTTACGTTCTTCGTTTGGTTCTAGTACACGAATTTCACAAGATTTCCAG GGCGTGATGGAACAATTGTATGATGTTATGTACGACTTCAATTTCTCACTACCTCCAGATTATGCTCTTGTGATAAGATCCCTTGGTTCACTAGAAGGCACTGCGAAGATTCTTGATCCAGAGTTCAAAGTCATCGAAAGTGCTTATCCATTTGTGATCGGGAGGCTATTAGCAGATCCAAGCCCAGATATGAGGAAGATTCTAAGGGAACTTGTCATTTGTAACGATGGATCAATAAGGTGGAATCGACTTGAACGCCTG GTAGCAGCGATATCCGAACAGGCTTCTGTGACATCTGGAGATTCTCCAGAAGACAAAACGATGAAGAAATCATCAGAACTGAAATCATTCGACATGCATTCAGTAGTTTCGGCGACAGAAGATCTGCTGTTGTTCATCTTATCAGAGAAAGGGCAGAGAGTTCGGGTCTTCCTTCTTCAAGACATAATCAGAGTGGTTGATATATTCCTGGAAGAAGAGGTTCTTGATCTgaacatgaagaagaagcaaaccATCAATCTTAGG GAAGAAGGGACGATGAAAAGAGTGAGCAATGGATTCAAATGTCTGAATGAGGCCGTGAAGCTTGCACCAGGAATGTGGACAGCAATGCTTCTTCGGATGTCAAGGAAGCCTGAGGTTCACAGTTATGCTTTAGATATAGTTTCTGCACTGTGTACACATTTAGGCCAGAAAATGCCTAACAATTGTTGGATCCTTTTCTCCAAACTGCTCCATCACAACAAGAAGAgccaataa